In candidate division WOR-3 bacterium, the genomic stretch CCATCCATATCATGACCGTGTGCAGAAAAAATGTAATTGGATTGGCTCAAAGTATCAACATACACTAACTGGTAACTGTCATTTCCAAAACACTCCCAAACATGAAGTCTGTCAGGTATGATAAACTCCGTTTTGCCGTCCAAGTCAAAATCATTATGGACACAATAAGCAAGTGAACGTATTGTGTCCTGCCAAACTGGTGCGTATTGGTTATCCGCTATATTTTCATAAACGCATGTGTACCATCCTAGTGGGTCCATGGATGTATAGCCGAAAAGAATTTCTTTTAACCCATCTTGGTCAAGGTCAGTAATATATACTCCATATATATTCATAAATCCACTGTCCTGCCAAACAATATTCGTTGGGTTGGAATAATAAGTTGGTGATTCGTAAACGTAAAGTGGATAAGGATATATACTTTCCAAACTGCCAGTCATATCCACAAGTGAATCATTATCTAAATATCCAATATCATATATCCATGATAATTTAGCAGTAGTTTCAAGAAAATAATAATCATAGGGAGAATACTCCCAAATGTACACACAACTATCACCAGAGTACAGTAAATTTTGGTAGCCATCATGGTCTGTATCAAATGCCAATGCTTTTTCAATACCTCCATCAGGTAATTCAGCAACTTTTCGAAAGCTTATTCCATTACTATAACCTATTATAAGAATGAACAGAATGAAAAATTGTGTTGATTGCATCATCGTCCTTTCGGGGAAGGAGGTGTACTCCTTCCCCGAAACCATTTTTTACCTAACCATAATCATTTTATTTATCTTGGAACTACCGTATGCGCTGAGTTGTACGAAATAAATCCCATTAGCTAGTTGCTTGTTAGAATCATCAGTACCATCCCATAATACAGAAACCACAGAGTTAGAAATGTTGCACCGGATGTCTTGGAATGTTTTCACCACCCGCCCAGCAACATCATAGATTCTTAAAGAAATTTGAGAATTTGATTCAGGAGTTATAAATTGTATCAAGATTTTCTCTCTAAATGGATTTGGCGCAATAACCAGATTTGCTCTATTGCCTGATTGACTGCTGCTTAATGACTGAGGACCACCATAATTGGCATCAGCGATGCGATAGACTGCAAGGTCGGATAGATAGACACCGCTTGATTGAGGATTCTTGAGCGCAAGAGTCATCTTGCATGTATTCTGATATAATTCCTTAGGGATAGGAATAATGAACTCGTGGGGCTCATTAGCCTTAACCACAAAGGTTCTCTTTTTCTCATTATTTATCCAGAGTTCCTGGGTTTTATTACCTGTGCCTTCAAAATAGATTTTCCCCTTAATCAGATGTAAAGGAAATGTCGGGTCAAGGAGTGAAAGATTATAGGTTATTTGATTGGTTCCATAATCAACTGAGCAGGTATTATACTTGATTACGCCATCACGATGAATGCAGAATGCAGAAGCAGTATCTAAGCCGGTTTCTACAGTATACAGTGCTGATAAAGTTCCGGGTGGGCTACCACCAAATTGTTGATGGACAGAAACAATCTGATAGGGAATTGAATTGCCTTTTGTGAAGACTGTATACAAATCCCAGGGATAATAATCCCTCTGTAATTGACTATGACAGAAGGATTCTTTTTCAGGTGCCTGAGATACCCAGCCAAAGCCATAGGTATCACTGCGATAGCGGATGTCGTAATCAGTTGCTGGTTGGTTTTCGCACCAGACTGAAAAATCATGAGCAGCATTAACAGGAAATTCAGAACAGAAACTTGATGATTGACTGTATGAGGGGTCTACACTTGACCATCT encodes the following:
- a CDS encoding VCBS repeat-containing protein, translating into MMQSTQFFILFILIIGYSNGISFRKVAELPDGGIEKALAFDTDHDGYQNLLYSGDSCVYIWEYSPYDYYFLETTAKLSWIYDIGYLDNDSLVDMTGSLESIYPYPLYVYESPTYYSNPTNIVWQDSGFMNIYGVYITDLDQDGLKEILFGYTSMDPLGWYTCVYENIADNQYAPVWQDTIRSLAYCVHNDFDLDGKTEFIIPDRLHVWECFGNDSYQLVYVDTLSQSNYIFSAHGHDMDGNGKPEFLLPCVSYLYFDAWLYLYEAVSDNNYVRFLIDSLTNLPFDIAWHESECGDIDGDGQYEIIWSTFNQWHIYKAIGIHQYQKIYSSIWTSRSSTLIAVYDLNGNGYQEVIESWYQNSMPPQYGTTIWEIQGVKILQPNYGYILHPGEDYQIIWQKFDPPGADSFALFFSSDNGNTYDTIAMGIPGNDTTYQ
- a CDS encoding T9SS type A sorting domain-containing protein, with product MDNGQTWAPYHIIENIHVSPVKKDSGYYPTVGLHPGMLTAQQPCIVYIDDEKNVEYRYFDDLGGEWRGFSILSYSQTGLEPGPPSIYTQGDQVYVVFSVNNLMGSPQYQFISAVYFYQFAYNATNPGNPVILDQATAGALTDSRASIVVDGNGNPHCAWSKIVSGNENIYYRWRNGSTWQPIVLVSNQSPNYADKSPHIDCYGNWLSVVWYDEVSGTPNEILRRKKQISSGRWSSVDPSYSQSSSFCSEFPVNAAHDFSVWCENQPATDYDIRYRSDTYGFGWVSQAPEKESFCHSQLQRDYYPWDLYTVFTKGNSIPYQIVSVHQQFGGSPPGTLSALYTVETGLDTASAFCIHRDGVIKYNTCSVDYGTNQITYNLSLLDPTFPLHLIKGKIYFEGTGNKTQELWINNEKKRTFVVKANEPHEFIIPIPKELYQNTCKMTLALKNPQSSGVYLSDLAVYRIADANYGGPQSLSSSQSGNRANLVIAPNPFREKILIQFITPESNSQISLRIYDVAGRVVKTFQDIRCNISNSVVSVLWDGTDDSNKQLANGIYFVQLSAYGSSKINKMIMVR